CGCTCGGCACGCCGAGGCGCTCGGTGACGCGGCGGGTGACCGGCAGAGTGCCCACCGAGGAGCGGGAGACGAAGGCCAGCTGGATGGCCGGCCAGGCGCCGCGGAAGAAGTGCACCGGGTTGAGGCCGCCGGCAAAGCGCAGCAGCAGCGGGTAGACCGCGAACAGCACGATCGCGCAGCCGATGTAGACGTCGGCGGCGAGCGTGGCGAACGGGGCGAGCAGGTCCCAGCCGTACTTGGCGACGGACTTGCCGATCAGGCCGAGGGTGCCGAGCGGGGCGAGTCTGATGACCCACCAGAGCGCGGTCTGGGTGAGGTCGAGGACGGACTCGGCGAGCCGGCGGACGGGCTCGGCCTTCTCGCCGATCTTCAGCACGGCGGCGCCGGTGACGATGCCGAGGAAGACGATCTGGAGGACGTTCACCTCGACGAACGCGGTGGCGATGTTGGTCGGGATGATGCCGGTCAGGAAGTCGACCCAGCTGCCGGCCTCCTCCGGAGCCTTGAGCCCCTCGGTGGAGAGGTCGGCGCCGCGGCCGGGGTCGGTGAGCAGGCCGAGGCCGAGGCCGACCGCGACCGCGATCAGCGAGGTGGCGAGGAACCAGAGCAGGGTGCGGACGGCGAGCCGGGCGGCGTTGGCGACGTTCCGCAGGTTGGCGACGCTGACCACGATCGCGGTGAACACCAACGGGGGGACGGCCAGCTTCAGCAGCTGGACGAAGGTCTTGCCGACGGTGTCGAGGGTGGTGGTGAGCCAGGCGATGTCGCCGGCGCGGGCGATCCAGCCGAGCAGCAGGCCGAGGACGAGGCCGCCGGCGATCTGCGCCCAGAAGGGCGTGCGGCGGACTGCGGACAGGGGTCCGGGCATGGGGATGCGACTCCGGGGGTCGGGGGCCGAACGGGGCCGGGCGTGGTCGAACGGAGGAGCTCGGACACGGCGGCACGCGCGGGGCCCGTCCGGGCGGGGGCCGCGGAAGGACCGTCAGGAGAGGCGTGCCGCCCCGGTACAGCCGCAGGCGCGGCAGGCGCGCGGGCCGGTCACGGCCCGCGGCGGGCAGGCGCAGCGGCGGGCGGGCGTCGTGCCCGTCCAGGCCTTGAATGCTGCGTCTGCGGAGGTCATGGCCGGAACGTTAGCAGTAAACATTTGAGATGTTCAAAGTATTGGTTTGAGCTATGGCCGCGAACCAGCCAGGCGCCGCAGCGGCCGGCGCGGGCGCGGATTGACCGGGGGTGACGGTTATACGTATAACTTCAGGTATGGGCTACCTCGCGCTGCTCCGCGCCCCGCACGTCACCCGGCTGCTCCTCGGCACCCTGCTCGGCCGGCTCCCGGCCGGCATGACCGGCCTGGTGATCGCCCTCGCGCTGCGCGAGGCCGGGGCACCGTATAGCCGGATCGGCCTGGCCACCGCCGCCTACGCGGTCTCCGCCGCCGTCGGCGGACCGGCCCTCGGACGGCTCGTCGACCGCACCGGCCAGCCGCGGGTGCTGCTCAGCACCGCCGTCGTCGCCGGCCTCGGCTACACCCTGCTCGCCGTCGCCCCCGGCTCCGCGATCGCCGCCCCCGCCGGCGCCGCCCTGGCCGGCCTCGCCATGCCGCCGCTCGAACCCTGCCTGCGGGCACTGTGGCCCTCCGTGGTGAAGGAGGAGCAGCTCGACACCGCGTACGCCTTCGACTCCGCCTCCCAGCAGATCCTCTACGTCGCCGGGCCGCTCGCGGTGGCCGGCATCGCCGCGGGCTTCGGCCCGCCCACAGCCCTGTGGACGGCGGCCGCGCTCGGGCTGCTCGGCTCGCTGGTCGTCGCCACCGCCGCGCCCGCCCGGGCCTGGCGGGCACCGGCGCGGTCCGCCTCCGCCGGACTGCTCGGGCCGCTGCGCTCGCCCGGTCTCGTCCTGCTGCTGATCGGCCTGGCCGGCGCCGGCTGGACGGTCGGCGCCCAGAGCGTGCTCTTCATCGCCTACGCCGAGCAGCACCCCGACGCACTGCCCGGCGGGGCCGGACTGATGCTCGCGCTGGCCGCGCTCGGCGGGCTGCTCGGCGCGCTCGGCTACGGCGCCGTCCGCTGGCGCAGCACCACCGCGACCCGCACCTGGGTGATCGCACTGCTGATGGCCGCCTCCTACCTGCCGCTGATCGCCCTGCCGGGGCCGTACGCGATGGCCGCGCTCTCGTTCCTCTCCGGCATCGGACTGGCGCCGCTGCTGGCGGCCGCCTTCGTGCTGATCGCGGAGCTGGCGCCCACCGGGACGGTCACCGAGGCCTTCGCCTGGCTGATCACGCTGTTCGCGACCGGGAACGCTGCGGGGTACGCGGTCTCCGGGATGCTGGTCGAGGGCTCGCTGTTCCGGGTGGCGGTGGCCGCGGCGGCCGGGATCGGGGTGGGCGGGGCGCTGCTGTTCGCCTGCCGCGGGTGGTTCCGGCCGGCGGCCGAGGCCGCGGCGGCGAAGCCGGCGGCACTGGCGGCCTGACGGCGGGGGCCGCGCGCCACCGGAGGGTGCGGCCCGGTTCGCCCGCGGGCCCTGCCCGGGCCCTGTACGGCGCCCGCTCCGCCGCGGTCAGACCGGGCGGGTGGAGGCGCGGGTGACCAGGGTGGTGGGGAGAGGCGGGACGGGGGTGACCGGGTCGCCGGCGAGGAGGGCGGCGAGGGCGGTGACGCCGGTGCGGCCGAGCTCTTCGCCGGGGAGGTCGACGGTGGTGAGCGGCGGGACGAGCAGACCGGCGACCGGGATGTTGTCGATGCCGACCACCGAGACGTCGTCGGGGATCCGCAGTCCGAGTTCGGCGGCGGCCTGGTAGAGACCGGAGGCGACCACGTCGTCGTCGCAGATCACCGCGGCGGGCCGGTCGGGCCGCGCCAGCAGGGTGCGGGCGACGGCGCGGGCGGCCTCGGCGCCCTCGTTCAGGCTGACGCCGAGTTCGACGACCTCCAGGTCCGCGGTGGCGGCCTCGAAGCCGGCCTGGCGGGTGCGGAAGGTGTGCGCGGAGAGGGTGGAGCGCAGGTGGCCGATCCGGCGGTGGCCGCCGGCGGCGAGGTGCTCGACGGCGGCGCGCATGCCCGCCGCGACGTCGAGTTCGACGGTGGGGCGGCCGGGGTTGCGGGCCGGGTCGGCGTCGAGGAACACCGCCGGGGTGTCGGTGGGGAGCTCGCCGAGCTGGCTGTCGTCGGGCGAGCAGATCAGCAGCCCGTCGAAGCGGCCGGCGGTGGCGGCCTCGGCGAGGGTGGCGCCGTCCCAGCCGGAGGAGACGACGACGGCGAGGCCGCGCCGGTGCGCCTCCTCGTGGACGCCGGACAGCACCCGGCCGAAGAATGGGCCGAGCAGGTTGGGCACGGCGAGCATCACCATGCCGCTGCGGCCGAGCCGCAGCTGGCGGCCGGCGGCCTGCGGCTGGTAGCCGAGGGTGCGGGCGGCCTCCCGGACGCGCTCCCGGGTGGCGTCGGAGACGCGGTGGCCGCCGGCGCCGGAGAAGACCAGCGAGACGGTGGCCTGGGAGACGCCGGCCAGCCGGGCCACGTCGCGCCCGGTGGGGCGGCGCGGCGGCGCGGGCTCGGCCAAGGTCAGTCCTGCTGGGGGGCGGCCTGGGCGGCGTCGACGGCCGCGTCCTCCTCGGCGTTCTGGGCGGCGATCCGCTGCGAGGTGCGGGCGCGCAGCCCGCCGACCGTGCCGGCGATCTGCTCGGACATGGCGTCGCGCTGCTTGCTCAGCACGACGTAGCTGACCGGGGCGGAGACCAGCAGGGCGAGCAGGATCAGGAAGACCACGCCGCTGCTGCCGGCGACCGGGATGACGCCGAAGTGCCCGAGCAGCATGGCGAGGAGCAGGCAGCCGAGGAAGATACTCGCCCGCAGGGAGGTGTAGCGGAGCGTGGCGTGCGACTTGCGGCTGCTCACGGGTGGCGTCCTTCACGGCTGGGGTACGACGGGCGGCGCTCGGCCGGGCCGCCCGGGGCGGCCCACTCCGGGTGCCGGTCTCCCAGTGAAGCATGCCGGACGGCACCGCCCGCACGGGGTCAGGCGATGTCGTCGCGGAGGTCCAGCCACATGGTGACGTCGTCGCGGTCGTCGCCGGGCCCGACCCGGATCGCGCGGGGCACCCGGCCCACTTCCGTCCAGCCGCAGCGGCCGTAGAACTTCTCCAGGCCGAGGCCGCCGCGCAGGGTGAGGCGGAGGCTGTCGAGGCCCCAGGCGCGGGCGGTGCGCTCGGCCTCGGCGAGCAGCTCGGCGCCGTGGCCGCGGCCCTGCAGGTCGGGGTGGACCATGATCCGCTTGAGCACTCGCCAGTGCTCCATGAGGTCGAAGCGCATGGAGGCGAAGAAGAGGGCTGCGGCGAGCCGTCCGGTGCCGGCCTCGCGGCCGATCAGCAGCCGGTCCGGACCGGCCGGGCCGAGGCCGGCGAACTGCTCCTCGGCAGTGGGCAGCACCTGTTCCGCGGTGACCGGCGGGACGAAGCCGACCGCACCGCCGGCGTTGCTGACGTCCGTCCACAGCGCCACGATCTCGGCGCGCAGGCCGGGGGTGGGGTCGGGGTCCAGCGTGAAGACCAGTGTCATAGCCGAAGAGGCTATCCGCTCCTTACGACACCGCTCCCTTAGGGCACCCGTCCGCGCCGTGTCGCCGGCCGGACGCCCGCCCACCTGGACGCCCGCCCGGCCGGCCCGCTGCTCAGGCGGCCGCCGCGGCCGGGGCGGTGCCCGTCCGGTCGCCGCCGCGCAGCGCAAGGCAGAGCAGGACGGCCACTGCGCACAGCGCGCCCGCCGTGTACCAGGCGAGGTCGTAGTCGCCGAAGCGGTCGCGGACCACACCGGCCAGTCCGGCGACCACGGCGGCGCCGATCTGGTGGGCGGCGAGCACCCAGCCGAAGACGATCGGCGCGTCGGCCCCGAAGTGGCGGCGGCAGAGCGCGACGGTGGGCGGCACGGTGGCGACCCAGTCCAGCCCGTAGAAGATCACGAAGGCGAGGATCGGGGGCTGCAGGGAGTGGCCGAACAGCTGCGGCAGGAAGAGCAGGGAGAGTCCGCGCAGACCGTAGTAGACGACCAGCAGGCGCCGGGAGTCGAAGCGGTCGGTGAACCAGCCGCTGGCGATGGTGCCCGCCACGTCGAAGACGCCGACCAGGGCGAGCAGGCTCGCGCCGGTGGTGACGGGCATGCCGTGGTCGTGCGCGGCCGGGATGAAGTGGGTGCCGACCAGGCCCGCGGTGGTGGCGCCGCAGATCGCGAAGGAGCCGGCCAGCAGCCAGAACGCCCTCGTCCGGGCGGCCTCCCGCAGCACCCGCATCGAGCGGGCCAGGGCACTGCCGTCGGTGGCCGGGGCGGGCGGCTGCTCGGTGGCCCCGTACGGCAGCAGGCCGATGTCGGC
This genomic window from Streptomyces sp. TLI_235 contains:
- a CDS encoding Na+/H+-dicarboxylate symporter — protein: MPGPLSAVRRTPFWAQIAGGLVLGLLLGWIARAGDIAWLTTTLDTVGKTFVQLLKLAVPPLVFTAIVVSVANLRNVANAARLAVRTLLWFLATSLIAVAVGLGLGLLTDPGRGADLSTEGLKAPEEAGSWVDFLTGIIPTNIATAFVEVNVLQIVFLGIVTGAAVLKIGEKAEPVRRLAESVLDLTQTALWWVIRLAPLGTLGLIGKSVAKYGWDLLAPFATLAADVYIGCAIVLFAVYPLLLRFAGGLNPVHFFRGAWPAIQLAFVSRSSVGTLPVTRRVTERLGVPSEYASFAVPFGATTKMDGCAAIYPSLAAIFVAQVYGIHLGIGDYLLIAFVSVIGSAATAGLTGAIVMLTLTLSTVGLPLEGVGLLLAIDPILDMVRTATNVAGQAVVPILVSAREKTLDRAAYDHPTGDLLAEPAAAPADGPAREAEPAAA
- a CDS encoding putative MFS family arabinose efflux permease, whose protein sequence is MGYLALLRAPHVTRLLLGTLLGRLPAGMTGLVIALALREAGAPYSRIGLATAAYAVSAAVGGPALGRLVDRTGQPRVLLSTAVVAGLGYTLLAVAPGSAIAAPAGAALAGLAMPPLEPCLRALWPSVVKEEQLDTAYAFDSASQQILYVAGPLAVAGIAAGFGPPTALWTAAALGLLGSLVVATAAPARAWRAPARSASAGLLGPLRSPGLVLLLIGLAGAGWTVGAQSVLFIAYAEQHPDALPGGAGLMLALAALGGLLGALGYGAVRWRSTTATRTWVIALLMAASYLPLIALPGPYAMAALSFLSGIGLAPLLAAAFVLIAELAPTGTVTEAFAWLITLFATGNAAGYAVSGMLVEGSLFRVAVAAAAGIGVGGALLFACRGWFRPAAEAAAAKPAALAA
- a CDS encoding LacI family transcriptional regulator; the encoded protein is MAEPAPPRRPTGRDVARLAGVSQATVSLVFSGAGGHRVSDATRERVREAARTLGYQPQAAGRQLRLGRSGMVMLAVPNLLGPFFGRVLSGVHEEAHRRGLAVVVSSGWDGATLAEAATAGRFDGLLICSPDDSQLGELPTDTPAVFLDADPARNPGRPTVELDVAAGMRAAVEHLAAGGHRRIGHLRSTLSAHTFRTRQAGFEAATADLEVVELGVSLNEGAEAARAVARTLLARPDRPAAVICDDDVVASGLYQAAAELGLRIPDDVSVVGIDNIPVAGLLVPPLTTVDLPGEELGRTGVTALAALLAGDPVTPVPPLPTTLVTRASTRPV
- a CDS encoding acetyltransferase (GNAT) family protein, with the protein product MTLVFTLDPDPTPGLRAEIVALWTDVSNAGGAVGFVPPVTAEQVLPTAEEQFAGLGPAGPDRLLIGREAGTGRLAAALFFASMRFDLMEHWRVLKRIMVHPDLQGRGHGAELLAEAERTARAWGLDSLRLTLRGGLGLEKFYGRCGWTEVGRVPRAIRVGPGDDRDDVTMWLDLRDDIA
- a CDS encoding sugar phosphate permease, with amino-acid sequence MTELTTRRPAPPADTRTPRLHYAWVVAGVALVVLLGSAGFRSAPGLMMDALNGEFGWSHATIGSAVSVNLTLYGLTAPFAAALMDRFGIRLVVVSALLTIATGAGLTVLMTESWQLILCWGVLVGLGSGSMAGAFATTVTGRWFQARQGLVTGVLTAAGAAGNLVFMPLLAALVEHHGWRTAVVVVSLSATAVAVPVLLLMRERPADIGLLPYGATEQPPAPATDGSALARSMRVLREAARTRAFWLLAGSFAICGATTAGLVGTHFIPAAHDHGMPVTTGASLLALVGVFDVAGTIASGWFTDRFDSRRLLVVYYGLRGLSLLFLPQLFGHSLQPPILAFVIFYGLDWVATVPPTVALCRRHFGADAPIVFGWVLAAHQIGAAVVAGLAGVVRDRFGDYDLAWYTAGALCAVAVLLCLALRGGDRTGTAPAAAAA